The following is a genomic window from Opitutaceae bacterium.
TTGGAATCCCATGCCCTTCCAGGGATGGAAGCTCCGGCCGCCATCCGTCGAGCGGGCGATCGCGGCCTCGTCATTCATGTCCTCGGAGCGAAGAAAGGCCACAATGTCGCCTTCCGGCGTCTCGAGGACAGAGGTCTCATTGAAGGAGACTTTCGCGTCGGCCGCGATTGGCGCGGAATATTTCCAGGAACGCCCCTGGTCACTGGAAATCATGAGATGGACAGAGACCTTCCGTGGATTCAACTGGTCTGTCGACGCCACAGCCCACAGGATCCGCCCATCCCGCGATTCAGCAAGCGCACCCCGATTGTAGGCTGGCAGGATGCCTCCTCCAACCGGTGAACGAAGCAGTTCGACCGGCGTGGAAGGTGGATAAAGCGGGCCATCCCAGTGAGCGCCGCCGTCGGTGGAGCGGAGGTAGTAACCGCCGTTGAAGATGGAGCCGGGAAAATTTTCGAGATGCGGCTGAGGCAGATTCGGAATCCCGCTCGGACGCACGAAGGTCCACCCGTACGACGCGCAAATCAGCGTGCCATCCCGCAACTGAAGCAGACACGGATCCTGCGAGCCGCCGAACGCATGGGCGTAGAGCAGCTCCGGCGTGCGTTCCCAATGCACGCCATCCCTTGAGCGTGTGAACATGAGGTAGCTGTTGGCGTCGACGTGGTAATTCTTCTCCTCGCCAAGCATCCTGCGGTTCGGCGCGCGACGGAAGGCGACCCAGATCTCGCCATCGGGCCGTTTGATGACCGACGGAAAAGCCGAATGGAATCTCGCATCCTCGTAGATGACGACATCGCGGACCTTGCGAACCCCGGTCGCATCAGCGGCCGCGCGAGGAGAAAGCAGCACGCCGAAAATCGACAGGGCTGCGAGGACGACGTGACGGACCGGGGCTGCGGTAATGCTCATATGACAGGGGTTCTCAAGGCTGGACAACAGAAAGACGGACGCAACCCAGCCGAACACCGCATCCGCAGAACAAAAAGCGGGCGCGGCAAACCGCGCCCGCCGGAGGACTAGTGTTCTGTCGCGGAAATGACTATACATATATCATGCGGCCTTCTTGCGCGGCTTTCGCCAGGTGCAACCGGGCTGGATGGCCTCGAGCCGGCGACGACAGCGTTCGATCGGCAAGGATGTCTCTCCGCCAGCGGTCAAACAAATGGCGTGGGCTCACGGTTCCATTGCTCGATGAGCGGGTGATCAGGTTGATCAGATCAGGAACACTGGAGAAGCTGCCGCGACGCACCGCCTTGCCGGTGAGTTCGGCAAACCAGCGCTCCACCAGATTGAGCCAACTCGAACTGGTGGGAATGAAGTGCAGTTTGAAGCGTGGACGCCGGGCGAGCCAGCGCTGCACCCGCTCGTGTTTGTGGGTGCCGTAATTGTCGACGATAAGATGGGCTCGTCCGCCTCGGCATATTCCGCGTCGATTTGTCGCCAGGAACTTCAGGGAACTCGATGTGCCGGTGGCGCGGGAAGCAGTGGCCGCTGATCTTGCCGGCGGCCGTTCAATGCGACAAACAGCGTGGTCGTGCCATGGCGCACGTAGTCGTGCGTCCAGGTGCCGCAGCGACCGCGCTTCAGCGGCAGGCTGTTGCGTGCGATCCAGCGCCTGAATCTGGCTTTTCTCGTCCACGCAGAGCACCACCGCGTTTTGCGGTGGGTTGATCGTAAACGCCCACCACATCGAGCAGTTTGGGCTGCAAACTGTGGATCGCAGGAGTTTGAACGTCTCCTGTCGGTGCGGCTGCAACCCATGCTCCTGCCAGATACGCGCGACTGTGCTCGCATGCACGCCCTGCGCCTTCGCCGGTTCGCGCTCCAGTGCGTCCGCCCGGCGGCTTCGTGTGCAGCGTCGCTCGACGATCCTTTTCGCCAGCCCTCGGCGCGGCTTGCGCCCGCGCCATTCGCCACGTCCCACAATCCTTGCGGACCTGCGGACACAAGCGCTGGCGCCACAGCCGGCAGGTGTGCCGGTTCACCTCCAGCTCCTCCGCAATCGTGGCATCGTCCAGCCCTTCGGCCTTGCGCAAATGATCCGGCAGCGCTTCACCACCTGCTGGGGCGTACCGTGCGCGCCCACCAGCGCTCAAAACGCCACGTTGGTCTGCCGTGACCGTCAGAATCGTCGGTTTCCTGCTCATGCTTGCAGGTTGAACGATAACGACTTTTAAGTCTAGTCATTTCAGCAACAGAACACTAGAACCTATAGGTCGCTGATGCGGAGAAACTCCGCGGCAGGCTCGGATCGACGAAGTAGGCGTTCTGCGCGCCGAGAACGTACTCCTGGTCCAGCGCATTGTCGACGTTGAGCCGGAACATCCAGTTCCTGTTCAGCTTGTACGACGCAAAGAGCGTGAGTTCATTGCTCGGCTCAACCTCGATGAGCCGGACGCCCGTCAGCCCGGTGACGTAGGCGCCGACGCTCAGCAGGCGGCCTGAGAGCCGCGCGAAGCCCGCACCCACGCTAAGGCCCTTGAGGCCTTCACTCTGAAACTCGTATCGACCGACCAACGAATACTGCTCGGAATAGGAGTTGGCCACCTTCGCACCCGTCTGGTCGGTCACCTTGCCGTGATAGTAGGTGCCCATGAACTGGAGCCCGGGCGACGGCATGTAGGTGAAATCAAAGTCAAAGCCTTCCTGCGTGGTCGTGCCTATCGGCGCGAAATAGCTGATGCCATCGGGGCGGACGCCCGCAAAAAAAGACTGATTGGTCAGTTCGAGTTTGAACACGGCAAACGTGGAGGAAAATTTTCCGTCCTTGAAACTGGTCTTGAATCCCCCCTCGTGAGCCTTGCCCTCAACGCTTGGGAGAAGGTTGAGATTGATGTCGCGGGAGCCGGTTGGCGCGAACGTGGTCGACTCCATCGCATACAAGGCAAGCTCCTTGGTGAGATTGAAAACAATGCCGTAACGGTGCAGCGTCTCCTCTCCCATCGTCGGGACTCCGCTCGCACCGGTGTTGAGGTTGCTGATGCTGTTGTTCTTGATCTTCGAACGGGTCAATCCGACAACCAAAGTCAGGCGATCCCTGATGACGTCGGCGGTCTGCTGGAAGTAATAGTTTCCGGTATAGGAGTTGCCTCCAGTCGGCGTGCCCGCCACAGGAGAGCTCGGATCAGGCGCCACGATGGAGTCAAGGTTCGGCTTGCTGATTGAAACGGTCCGCGACGGAAACACTCCGGCTTGAAACCCGAGAATGCGGTTCTTGCTGTTGGAATGGCTGTAACTCGCGCCCAGTGTGCTCTGCGTGCTGATGGAACCGATGTGGTACCTTCCATTGACGTCGATCTGTCCCACCGTGAAGTCGAACTTCTGATCATTCTTCCGCGAATTTAATGTCATCGTCTGCGCCGGCCAGTTGATGCCGCCGGATGGAAACACAACCGCGCCATAGCGGGAGAACCACCACCGCGTACCCGCAACTTTCAGGTCCCAGTTGTCCGCAAGCTTCTGGATGATCGCGCCACGCACGCCACGACGGTGAAAACTCTCCATGGTTCCGGGCACATAGTAGGCCTCGTCCCGACCCGCGCCGGTGTACAGCTCACCCGTCGGGGTGACGAAACTGTTGCCGTTCGGCACGTGGTCCAACTGCTGATAGTCATACGCCAGGCGGACGACCGTGTTCTTGTATTTCAGCTGGACCGTCGGGTGGATCACCTTGCGATGGTCGTCCACGTTCTTGAAATAGCTCTCGCCCTCCTGAAGGGCCGTCGTCACCCGGTAGCTGAACTTGGCGTCCCCAACCGCAAAAAGCGGCCCTGTGAAATCACCCTCCAGACGATAGGTGCCGAAATCGGTCACCTTGCCCGTGATCGTCCAAGTCTCATTCGGCAAGGGAACCTTGGAGGTTGTCAGGATCGTGCCGCCAAGCGCCGCGTTGAGATAGAGCGTTGCGGCGGGTCCGCGCAGCACCGTGTAGGAATCGAGATTGATGTTGTCCTCGTAGGGAGCTCCGTCCGGCATCTCATCGAGCAGCGGGTAATTGATCCGCGTGCCGCGCAAGGCGAAGGACTCGCCTGCGAAAAAGTTCGAGACGCCCGCAAAGCGCAGAATGTTCGAGCCATCAACGGCGCCGATGTCGTTGATCAAGTCCCGCGTCACAAGCGTGACCGCCTGCGGTATGCGCATCAGTTCCTCGTTGGTCTTGAAGCCTGTCGCCGCGTTGTTGGACGTGTATCCCCTGCCCTGGGTCGAGGTGACCTCGAACTTGGATAGGAGCAGCGGTTCATCCTTCCTCGCCGCCTTTTCATCTGCGGAGGCTCCCGCCGTGGACTGGGCCCTCAACGGGACATAAGAGGCAGCCAAGGCAGCCGCGCTCGCGATCATCAGTGTCAGTTTTCTTGTGTGTACAGGTCTTTTCATGGGGTTGTGCTAACAGGATTAATGCGCTTGGCGCATCGTGTATACAAACTGACACATGTGAATGCTATTTCGAAATGGCAAGTCCCGAGTTGCCGACTCATGTATCCTGCTCCTGCAGAGTCCTTAGGCGCAGGGCACCGGAGGCGATGAACAGCCGGGCGGACATTTCAAGGACCCTGCCGGACAGGATGGCTGCGATGGCGGGCTCCACTGGCGGTCCTGCACGACTTCCTGAGGGTCACTTCCTGTCCCGCGTGCGGCAGCGCAAAGGCTGCAGGCACGGATGATGCCATGACGGGCGATCTCAGGAGCTTTCCGCAAGACCGATTCCAATGCGTCCGCAGCGTCAACCCCTCACCAAACTGTCCAACCGCCGTCCACGACGAGCGTGTGGCCCGTGATATAGCTGGAAGCGTCGCTCAGCAGAAAGAGCGCCGGACCGGTGATCTCCTCCCTGCGGCCAATGCGGCCGAGCGCGGTCTTCGAGCTGAGCTGCGCGACAAACCGGGGGGAATCAGCCTGGACGGCCGGACTGGGAAACGGGCCGGGTGCCAAGCAGTTGAAGCGCACACCGCGCGGGCCAAAGTGCACCGCCAGATAGCGGCACATCTGGATGAGCGCGGCCTTGCTCGCACCATAGTCTATCGGGTTTGGCGCCATCGGGGCGGAATAGATCCTGGGATCGGGCGAGACTAGGCCGTACATGCTCGAAAAAAGAACAATGCTGCCGCCGCCATGCTCTCCCGCCATCGCAAGCGCCGCGGCGCGACAGAACTCAAAGGTGGGTGTGAGCGCGCCGGTGAAGGTCCTGTTCAGATCGTCGGTCGAGAGCTCCTCCAGCGTCTTCCCGGACGAGGAGACGAAGGGCAGGTGCACAAGGCCGTGTGGCGCGCCATGCGTCGCGATGAGACGAGGCACGGCGGCGCGCTGCGCAGCAAGGTCGGTGAGATCGAGCGCGACATGGGCCGTGTTCCCAAGGCCGCGTTCGCGCACGAGCGCCTCCGCGCGGCCAGGCAGGTCGATGCAGACCACCGTGGCCCCCGCCGCATCAAGCGCCGCGGTGATCGCAGCGCCAAGATGACCTGCGCCGCCCGTCACCCAGACGGTCCTGCCCTGAAAATTTCCGGTTGAGCTCATCGGGAATGTGAGAGGGATAAGGCGCCGGACCTTTCGCAGCCCGGCGAGCGTCAGTGACTTCATATCGAGGAGTTCGTCAACGCTGTGATTGATTCCCTCGCGGCCGGAACCGGGCTGCCGGACGTGCATCAATCTCGCACGCCACTTCCGCCCACCTGAAAGAATTCACTTGCCTGGAGCCACCTATGTATACACGAAGACACGCGGTCTCTTCCTGCATTTCTCATCCCGCGCCCCTCAAGGCAATTCCCATCAATGGCGGCCCGTGTTTGACGCCGCTGACGCCGCCGCCAGCCCTCCAATGATCTCCCCCTCCCGACGCACCTTTCTCAGGAATTCAGCAGCTCTCGCGGCTGCGATCCCGCTTACACGAATTGTCGAGGCAAGCACTGGAGCATCCGCAGGGTCTCCCGGGCCCCTTTCGCCCTCCACGCACGCCAGCAATCTTGCGACCATGGTTGAATCTGACGGCTCGCTTCGCCTCGACTTCGGCGAGGAGCGACTGATCCTCGCCGGCGGCCTGCAGCCTTCGCTGCTATGCACCAGGTCTGGTGCGCTCATCGTGCAGGGACAGCTGCCGGAAAAGCCGTTCGAAACCACCCGCATGCACTATCCCCATGCACTCGGCACCGTGATCTCGCGCGATGATGCAAGGACATGGGAGCGCATTCCACTCAAGCCTGGCGACAACGGGGTCAATCTTGAAGGTGGCATCACTCAGCTTCGCGACGGCACGATTCTCGCGCTCGACACCTATATCACACCCGGCGCGCAGCCCGGTGAGGCGCTCGGTCAGCTCTACATTTCACACAACGACTGGCGCACGGTCGAAGGTCCGCTGGAGGCGCGCTTCGAACTGCCGGGAGCCATCTATCCATCAAAGGATGACGGCGGCCGCCCACACGAGGCGCAGCGCCTGCACCGTCGCATTATCGAGCTGCCCAACGGTGATCTTCTCACGACCTGCTACGGCTGGCTCAAGGGCGACAGCACACCCAGCACCTATGAGCCGCGGATGATCAAGACGCGCGTCATGCTCCTGCGCTCCGCCGATCGGGGACGCAACTGGAGGCTCGTCTCGACGGTGGCCGTCAATCCCGCGGTGGGCACCGAGGGTTTCGGGGAACCCGTGCTCGCCCGCTTGAGCCGCGGACCGCTCGCCGGACGCTTGATCTGCCAGATGCGCACAGGGCGTGAGCTCCATGAGGCGACCTCGGATGAAGGTGGCGCGACGTGGTCATCCGCGCGCGTCCGCACGTTTGCCGGCCTCGACATCAACCGCACCGACCTCTGGGTTGACAATTTCCGGAATCTGAAGGGCAGAAGCGGAAGATTTCTCGACGAAAGCAACCTTGATGAGCTTCCCGGTGCGGTCGTCGATCCCGACCTGCTCGAACTGCGGAGCGGATTGCTCGTGGCAACCTTCGGCGTGCGCATTCCGCAGAAGGCATGCTGGCAGGAGGCGCGTCATCCCTGGAATGGAAACTATCTGGCGATCAGCCGCGATGGTGGCGTGACGTGGCCCAACGTCGCCCGGCTCACCACGGGCGTCCAGACCACGCACTACACAGCGCTCGAGGAAACGCCCACCGTCAACCGCCTCTTCGTTGCCTACGATCTCGGGGCTTGGGGCAAGGGCCTCGGCCGCGATCTTTGGGGCCGCTTTGTGGATATTACGGTGAAACGCGCATGAGTGAAGCGCGGGCCGGGTCATGCATGGCGCCAGCGCTTCATGCGAAAATCGCTCGCACCGCCGCCAACTCCGGCTTCATCTCGGCTGCCTTCGCTCCGCCGTAAGCAGAAGAAGGGCGACGGCCACTGTGGCGCTCGCGGCACCAAACGCGAAACTGGCCTGAAAGCCAAAGCGATCGGTGAGGCTCCCGTGGAGGGCGGGCACAAGGCTGCTGATCGGCGCGACGAGCGCCAGCAGCGCCATGTTCCGCGTCGCATGAGCGGGTTGTGACACCGCGATGATGTAGTTGAAGAAATACACGCCGCCCAGTTCGCCCCCGCCCATGAAGCCGAAGGCGGCAAGGTAGCCGTAACCCGTGGCGAAGAAGGGCCAGGCGAGTCCGAGCCCGACGAGAACAACAGTGCCGAGCATCGCTGACCGCGCACCGTACTTCCCGGCGATGAGACCGAGGCCAAAGCCGGCCAGCGCCTTGCAGCCGAAGCGCAGCGCCATGATGAGCCCGGCGAGCTCCAGCGGCGTCCGGCCGATAGCCTCCCGCGTGTACAGCGAGACGTTGGTCATGCCGCCGAGCGCGCAGTACCAGAGAAGATAGGCGATCCAGGCAAAGACGAGCCGGCGGTCGGCGAGATAGGAACCCAAGCTCTCGCGCAGAAACGTGACCAGCGAAGCGATGCGTTCACCGGACGCCTCCGGCAGCCGCAGGCGCCGCGCGAGCACTGCGCACGTGGCCATGCAGGGCAGCGCGATGAGGTAGAGCAGCCCGAAGTTGTACGGGTGCGGCAAGCCCGGAATTCTCCCCGAAAGCACCAGTTGCGCCAGCAGCGAGCCGAGCACGGCGGCGAATGGTCCGATGCCAAAGGCGTACTTGAAGGCGCGCGCGCGCCCGGCCTCGCTGGTGCCGCGGGCCACACAGCGGAGCAGGTAGGTATTGATGACGCTGTTCAGCATCCCGAGCAGCAGGCCCTGTCCTACCACGGCGGTGATTCGCATCCCGTTGGGCGCGGGAAGGAAAATCGCGGCAATCACCAGCAGGAAAGAGCCGGCAACGATGCCGTAGCTGTGCTGGACGGTGCGCAGTTCGAACCGTGCGGGGACAAGCCAGGAACAGATCAGCGGCATGATCGATCCAAGCAGGTAGGTGGAGCTCGGCAGGTTGGCGATCGTCGCGCTGGCACCAAGCTTGTCAAAAAACTCGGCCTGCACAATTCCGACGTAGAGCACCGGCGCGGAGAAGAAGGTCAGAATCTGCGTCAGAACGTAGATGTTGCCGTTGCGACGGTCCACCGCGGGATCGATCGGAAGCACGACGCCGGTCATCGGGTGGAGGCCGCCTCTGCGACGCGGCGGTAGATTTCCTTGGCCTCGCGGAATCTTGCGGCGATTGCGTCGCGCTGGCCGCGGTGGGCGAACGTGCCGCGATTGTCCATCTTCGCAATAAGCGTTTCGATCTGGGCAATGAAGAACTCGGCGTCCTCGCGCGATGCCGGACGGCGGCCCCCGATCGTGACGTAGACGGGCGAGGTGTGGGCGTAAACCTCGCGGTCGTTCGGCGCCAGGCGATGGCCGGGTCCGCGGACGCGGAGTGCGACCCAGCCGCTTTCCTTGATTTCGACGGTGTCCGCGAGGCTGATCGCATGCGGATTGGCACCGGCCTCGCGACGGGTTGCGACGCGGCCGTTCACAACGACCTCGATCGCAGACATCGGCACGAAAGCTTCGGCGGCGGCGGTGACCTCGAGTTTGACGGAACCGTCGGCGCGGATCTCGTCACCGGGCCCACGGCCACCTGCCGTGAACTTCACGAGCGGGCCGTTTGTGGCGAAACTGCGACCGGCGCGATAGCCGGCGAGCCACTTCGCGTAGTCGAGCGGGCCGGCAACCTGCACGTAGACGCGGCCTGCGCCGGGGATGATGTGAACGGGGATGTTGAGGAAGGAATCGGTGCCCGCCGACACCGGGCAGCGAAAGCCGCAATTGAGGAGACGGTACCAATATTCGGTCGGAAGATCCTCTGCGTTCTGACTCAACACGTCGATCGTGTCCGCCAGTCCGAGGGCGATGTCGACGGGAAACTCGCTCGGCAGCCCGGGATGCACGTAGGTGACGGCGGCCCCCTGGGCTCGCGCGTCCGCAACCTGCGGGAAATTTCCCGGATGATCGAAGGGATACGGTGAATGCGGCCAGCCGAAGTACGGTGGATCGACGAACTTCTTGAGTCCGAGAAATCCGACGTGGCCGAAGATGTCGTTCCGCATCTCAAGGCCGGTGTTGATGATGTAGCCAGCGGTCGAAATTGTGGCGGGTGCGCCGGTGAAGTAGTCCCCGTCGTTCATCGTAGCGGTGCGCGGATCGTTGCAGGGCAGGATGTTCGTAACGCTGAGATCCTCGGCCTGCGCAGCCAGAAGAACGTCTGCCGGCTGGATGAGCTTTTGCGCGAAAAGATTTGCATGCACATGCGCGTCCCCGCCGTACCAGCCCGCGGTGCCGAGTCGGGCGAGGCGCGAAAGGCGGAGCGTGACGGTGCCAGTGTGGCCGGGCTCGATCCGGAGCACGCGGCGCTCAGGGCGGTATTCGAGTCCCTTGACCACCTCAACAACGGTATCCCCCACCGGGAGTTCGGCGGCGAATCTCCCATTCGAGAAAAAGTACGCGTCACCGCTTCCGGTCTGGCCGAACTCGCCCGACACGATCCGGTGCATGACGCCAGCCGGGGCGCAGGCGCGTCCGTCGGCGCCGGTCAAATAGACGCGGGCCGGAGTTGGCACGCCGTGCTCGTCGAGGATGGCCACATCCAGCGTGCCGCGGGCGTGGACCAGTGCGGGAAAGTCGAGAGCCGCATCGCGGCCGTTGGCGCGGATCGTCAGCTTCACCCGCTCAGCGACAACCGCAGCCGGCAACTCGAGCCAGGCGCCGCTGGCCTCGCCGGCGGCGAGGTCGACTGCGTAAACCGGCACGTCTTCCGCTGCGAACACCTCGATCTGGACCGACGTGGAGCGGGTGTTTTCAAAAACGCAGGGAACCTTCGCCGATCCGCCCGCTAGGAAATCGGCGCGCGCCGGGGCGGTCACCGTCAGGGTCTCGCCTACGACGATACGCGCCAACCGCGGCCCGGCGAGAGCGCGGTAGGCCTCGCGCACCCGGGTGCGCACGAGGGAGCCCGCGCCGCTGGCACCCGGGGCGCGGAAGCCGCGCCATTCCTCAATGAATGGAGGCAGGGCGCTCTTGAGCATCTGCGAGCCGAGCACGGCCGGAGGGCGCGGTGTATCGGTCCAGTAGAGCAGGCTCGCGGCAAATTCCGCATAACGGTCGATCGCCGCAGCCGCGATCGGGTCGGAAACGAAGGTGGCGGTCTGGTACGGAAAGATGGTCAGCGGCACCGGCCCGGCTGCGAAGTTGAACCGGACGGCGAACAGCGAAAAGACGGCGAACAGCGAAAGGTTGAAACGCATCATGGCTCAAGCCGGAACGAAGAGCGATCCGCATCCCCAGGATGGAGGATGAAACAACAGAACGGGGATATGGCGCGCCGCCTCAGGCAAGATGCGGTGGCAGAAGTTCGGGCGTGTTTTTCTTCACCCAGGCAATGACCTGTTTCACGTGCTTTTCGGTGCCGCTGCGGTATGGCGACTGGCAGCGCAGGCCCACCACGCCACCGCCGGCGACGCGCTGGATGCGGTCAATGGCGGAATCCCAGAGGCCTGCCTCCTTGACGAGCGGATTGACGAGCGCCTCGTGCAAGTAGCGATAAAAGGCATCGGCCAGCGGCCTGGCCTCCTCGAGGCGACCGGTGGCGCAGAGCGTGTAGAGTTCGACGACCTTGCGGGCGTTGAAGCCCGTGATGGAGCAGTAGCCGCCGCGACCGCCCGCGGGGATGCGCTGGAAAAAATCCTCGCCGCCGAAGATCGCGAGGTCCGGCGCGAACGTGAGCATCGACTTCACTTCTTCGGGACTGGCTCCGGTGTCCTTGGTGCCGATGAAGGTCGGGTGTTTGCTGGCGAGCCTTCCAAGCAATTCGGGCGAGATCTTCCGCTTGGAGCGTCCCGTCAGGTAGAGGACGACCGGAGTCTTGCCGGCAGCAGCGATCACCTCGGCGACGTAACGCTCGACCTCGTCGTCCTTGAGTTCGAGCCAGAATGGCAGCGCGAGCTGCACCGCGTCGGCGCCCGCGCGCCTGGCGACGCGGATGCGCTGGATGGTCGTGCGCGTGCTCAGAGCAGTAGCGCCGATCTGCACGGGCAGGCCAAGGGCGTGGGCCTCCCTGACGACGACCTCCGTGATCCTCGCGAAGGTCGCATCGTCCTGCGCGTAGAATTCACCGGTGGTGCCGCCGGTGTAGACGCCGCTGATGCCGGTGCCCGCGTAGCCGCGCACTTCCTGGGCGAGGCGGCGGAGGTCGACCTCGTCGCGCTCGGTCCACGGCACGATCAAGGCGCACCAGACGCCCTGCAGGGTTTTTCGAGTCAATGGAGTGATCTTGGCGGATTTTTTTGCGATGCTCATGATGGTGGAAATGCGGGGATGACGAAAGACGCTCAGGCCGGCGCGGTGAAGCCGCCGGAGGGCAGGCGATCGAGGCCAAAGAAATTTCGCGCGTTGTCGCGGAGGATGAGTCGCCTGGCCGAATCGGGCAGATCGGCTGACTCAATGCGCGCGCGCTGCATGGCGACGGAGTAGAGCGGCGTGTCGCTGCCGAAGAGCAGGCGCTCGGCTCCGAGTTCCTTAACACCCCACTCAATCAGGCCAGGTAGAATGCTGCGCGCCGACGAGGTGTCGACCCAGAGATTGCGGTGCTTCGCGGCCTGTATGGCGCGGACCTGGAGGTCGACGCGACCGTTGTCGCCGTTGCCATTGCCGAGGTGGGCCAGCATCACCCGCGCGCCCGGATGACGGTCCGCAAACGGCACGAAGTCGGATGGCAGGCTGTTCGGGCAGCCGCTGTGCGTCATCACCGGCGCATTCACATCCTCGAAAAAGGAGAACAGCTCCTCGCCATGTTCCGAGATCCTGTAGGCATGCTCCTCGGGATGAACCTTGATACCCACGCACCAGGGCGCCTTCAGCATGTCGCGCGCCTGGTCATAGGTCTTCGGCTGAAGCGGATTCACGATCACATACTGCAGCAGCCCCCTGACCCTGGGCACCTCGCGAAACGCCGCTTCATTCGCCAATGCGACATCGACCGTGCGACCACGCGGCAGCAGGCCGGCCAACGGGGAAACAATCGTCCATTCAATGCCGCACGCCTTGGCGCGCTCCGCCACCTGTTCCGCATCGCCGCTGGAGAACTCCGCAATCAATGGATCCGCATGCACGTAGCGCCCAAAATGCGCATGGCTGTCGACGGCTTTGATGGTTGCGAGGTTCATGACTGCGGCAACGCGTTGTCACCCATCGCGGAAGGAACCCAATGGAGGCCGGTTTTCATATTCAGGAAAAGACCGGCAACGCGCACGCTGAAAGGACCCGGGCAGGGATGGACTCAATTGCCATCGAGCTGAACGGTTGAAAGTTGATTGAGGAGCGGCTCGCCGCGGCGGTAGCGGCCGACGTTCTGCTCGAGGATGTCCCACAGCCGCTCGCTGTAGCGCGGACTCAGGCTCGAGCCGGAGATATGGGGCGTGAAAATCACGTTGGTAAATTTCCAGAGCGGATGCTCCGGCGGCATGGGATATTTGTAGTGGGTGTCGAGCGCGGCGCCGGCGATCCAGCCGTCGCGCAGCGCACGCAGCAGCGCGGCCTCCTGAATGATCGGACCGCGGGCGGGGTTGAGCACGAAGGCGTGGCGCGGCAGCGCCAGGAGCTCGCGTTCACCGAGCAGTCCCTCGGTGGCCTTGGTCAGTGGCAGCGCGAGGATGAGGAAATCGAGGCCACCAAGGAATTCCCGCTCCTGACCTGCGCCGAAGACACGGTCCGGCAGCGTGCCGTCGGTGTCGCCCGTTCCCGGCACGGCGTAAATCTCGCCGCGCGGGCCCGTCCGGCCGTTGCGGGTGAGGACGTGCACGCGCAGACCGAGTGCCCGGGCCAAGCGCGCGGTTTCGCGGCCGATGCCACCGTAGCCCCAGAGGCCGACGGTCATCCCGCGCAGTTCGCGCTGGAAACGGGCGGAGCGGTCCCAGACCGCGGCATCCTGATGGCGCACCATCTGTCGGAAATCGCGGAGGAGGTTGATCATCATGGCCACGTTCCACTCGGCGATCGGCACGTCGAAACAGCCGCGGGCGTTGGTGACGCGGATGCCGCGGGCATTGAGTCCGAGGCCGAAGAGCTGCGTGTAACCGGTCGATGCGATCTGAATCCAGCGCAGCGCAGGCATGTCACCGAGGTTGGTCGGCGGAAACGTGCAGAACAGCGCCTCGACGTCCGCGATTCGCCTGGGATCGAGAGGCCGCGCC
Proteins encoded in this region:
- a CDS encoding CehA/McbA family metallohydrolase, with amino-acid sequence MMRFNLSLFAVFSLFAVRFNFAAGPVPLTIFPYQTATFVSDPIAAAAIDRYAEFAASLLYWTDTPRPPAVLGSQMLKSALPPFIEEWRGFRAPGASGAGSLVRTRVREAYRALAGPRLARIVVGETLTVTAPARADFLAGGSAKVPCVFENTRSTSVQIEVFAAEDVPVYAVDLAAGEASGAWLELPAAVVAERVKLTIRANGRDAALDFPALVHARGTLDVAILDEHGVPTPARVYLTGADGRACAPAGVMHRIVSGEFGQTGSGDAYFFSNGRFAAELPVGDTVVEVVKGLEYRPERRVLRIEPGHTGTVTLRLSRLARLGTAGWYGGDAHVHANLFAQKLIQPADVLLAAQAEDLSVTNILPCNDPRTATMNDGDYFTGAPATISTAGYIINTGLEMRNDIFGHVGFLGLKKFVDPPYFGWPHSPYPFDHPGNFPQVADARAQGAAVTYVHPGLPSEFPVDIALGLADTIDVLSQNAEDLPTEYWYRLLNCGFRCPVSAGTDSFLNIPVHIIPGAGRVYVQVAGPLDYAKWLAGYRAGRSFATNGPLVKFTAGGRGPGDEIRADGSVKLEVTAAAEAFVPMSAIEVVVNGRVATRREAGANPHAISLADTVEIKESGWVALRVRGPGHRLAPNDREVYAHTSPVYVTIGGRRPASREDAEFFIAQIETLIAKMDNRGTFAHRGQRDAIAARFREAKEIYRRVAEAASTR
- a CDS encoding dihydrodipicolinate synthase family protein, whose protein sequence is MSIAKKSAKITPLTRKTLQGVWCALIVPWTERDEVDLRRLAQEVRGYAGTGISGVYTGGTTGEFYAQDDATFARITEVVVREAHALGLPVQIGATALSTRTTIQRIRVARRAGADAVQLALPFWLELKDDEVERYVAEVIAAAGKTPVVLYLTGRSKRKISPELLGRLASKHPTFIGTKDTGASPEEVKSMLTFAPDLAIFGGEDFFQRIPAGGRGGYCSITGFNARKVVELYTLCATGRLEEARPLADAFYRYLHEALVNPLVKEAGLWDSAIDRIQRVAGGGVVGLRCQSPYRSGTEKHVKQVIAWVKKNTPELLPPHLA
- a CDS encoding amidohydrolase family protein; amino-acid sequence: MNLATIKAVDSHAHFGRYVHADPLIAEFSSGDAEQVAERAKACGIEWTIVSPLAGLLPRGRTVDVALANEAAFREVPRVRGLLQYVIVNPLQPKTYDQARDMLKAPWCVGIKVHPEEHAYRISEHGEELFSFFEDVNAPVMTHSGCPNSLPSDFVPFADRHPGARVMLAHLGNGNGDNGRVDLQVRAIQAAKHRNLWVDTSSARSILPGLIEWGVKELGAERLLFGSDTPLYSVAMQRARIESADLPDSARRLILRDNARNFFGLDRLPSGGFTAPA
- a CDS encoding D-2-hydroxyacid dehydrogenase; this translates as MKLLVDFPVLPAAIARLRHEPGVTVDCVDQPAETAARPLDPRRIADVEALFCTFPPTNLGDMPALRWIQIASTGYTQLFGLGLNARGIRVTNARGCFDVPIAEWNVAMMINLLRDFRQMVRHQDAAVWDRSARFQRELRGMTVGLWGYGGIGRETARLARALGLRVHVLTRNGRTGPRGEIYAVPGTGDTDGTLPDRVFGAGQEREFLGGLDFLILALPLTKATEGLLGERELLALPRHAFVLNPARGPIIQEAALLRALRDGWIAGAALDTHYKYPMPPEHPLWKFTNVIFTPHISGSSLSPRYSERLWDILEQNVGRYRRGEPLLNQLSTVQLDGN